cacatttcccaaaaacaaagatgggagaaagtgtcaatatgatttttttaacagagtcttagtcagtggggaaaaattCAAAACGACTGATGtgctcaaaaaagaatgatagcttgcactgcttctgctgcaaaatgtTTTCTCCCAAATAATAcaggctgtttttattttgtatgtaaatagaattttctttaatatgtttgtgcagtaccttatttatattgtatttttaatttatcacttgtttctttcttcagctttatttggtgtgatatttttgacttaatgaaaataaaatcttgaatacatacatgtggtttctgtgtgagtgtttgaaaattgattgtgaaattgactgcgatgcaagggggcacCAGCTAAAATCTTacctagggcaccaaattggtcagggccagCATTGCGTGTGACCACATGCATTTTTGCACATGGGAACATGGgaaattcatgtttttgtttctgtaagGGCATTCAATTCAATACAGATGTAACCTTGatgatttaaatgtttacatgtgcaaggtttttattttatttatttttttgtttatttgtttatattttcatatatatatagatatatatatatatatatatatatatatatatatatatatataaatatttgatacctattgagcctgtttttcattgggtccAGCAAATTTCTagttacagcttgtaatggcttggtttgttgcataataattaaagtcaaaataataatCTCGGTTCCCAAGCGCAATATTATTTCAGAACTTCAAACTTGTCTGAGGTAATTTCTGACATCATCAACTTAgccaaaatttaaaaatgaactttttcaTTCAATGCTCAAACATTGTCACTATCAAATCAAACTGACTGCTTaatgattaaattaattatgattGCATACTCTAACTACTTCTGGTTACACTGCAATCCATTTAGCAATATTCTGTTGTTAATTTAGGCCTGAAATCCATAGGGGTTGATCAGAAATTACTAACTTACTAAATACCATGTTAGAGAACAACCTTAATAATAACACGATAATGATAATATCTGGATGATCATGGGATTTAATTTTGAGGGAAAATGTTCACATATGAAAGcaagtttttttaattaaaaaacacaaatattctCAGATCcagatgtttgattttgtttatatCGACAAAttacttaaaacaaaacaatgaagttGTCATACTAAACAGTTCTAATGGTAAGTCTTCAATTTGTATATGTTTAATATTATGtacatttaattatttgaagTCTCTCCCCCAAATATAACCAACTAATCTTcttatcagattttttttttctgtccatgGCCTAATTGACAGCTACAGCTTAGATGTTTCACAACACCGTTATGCAAACAGTAATATTTATGTTGTGAAATATCAAGTAATAATTCCCATCTATGGTTTTCACCTACAGTATAGTATATCTTGTGCATCTTAATGTCATATTATGATGTTTACAACATTTATTAATTATCAGACTGCGAGATacaactcagaatttttataacATCCATAAAATCTTGCTATACTTATATACTAGTACACAGtatattatttaaatgttttggataACAATAGCATAATCTCTTCTTAAAATTATGGGATCATATTTTTTTGTGCACAGTTTTTCCCATGACATGTTTCTTGGTATTTTTCTCTGGCTTGATCAATATTATGAAACATTtaggtgcaaaaatgctaaGCAATAAACCAAATGCTGAAGACAAAATTGCAAATATTTCAACAGCTACAGTGAACTTtccaggagagctgacatatGCTGGGATAAAGGTAACCCAGACagcacagaatatcagcatgctaaatgtaataaatttgGCTTCATTAAAGTTATCAGGCAACTTTCTTGCTAGAAATGCCAGGACCAAACATATTATCGCAAGCATTCCTATGTACCCCAGCACTGCATAGAAAGCAGCTTCAGAGCCTGTGTTACATTCTAAAATGATCTTCTTATTGCTGTATTTGAAAACCATGTCTGGGAAAGGAGGTTTTAAGGTAAGCCACAACACACATATCACTATCTGAATCAAGGTGCAGAAGCAAACTATGATCCTTTGCTGTGCAGGACCAAACTTTCCTGCAACTTTGTTTCCAGGAATTGTGGCTTTGAAAGCCGTAACAACAACAATAGTTTTTCCcaaaacacaggaaatacaAAGTGCAAATGTCACACCGAAAGCTGTGTGGCGCAGCATGCATGTCCAGACTGTGGGTCTGCCGAGGAAAGTGAGGggacagagaaaacacaaaaaaagggaaaacaaaaggaaacagcTGAGCTCAGAGTTGCTGGCCTTGATCACAGGAGTTTCTCTGTAGCATAGAAATACCATCATTGTAGCCAGAGACAGGGAGGCCCCTAGCAGGGATACAATTGTGATAGCTATTCCCATCGGCTCGTGATATGTCAGGAACTCAATCATTTTAGGAATGCACTCATCTTTACTTTCATTGGACCAGTATTCCTGTGGACAGGGTGTGCAGTCAGCTGCACCTGTCAAACATGAACCGAGAGAAGAAGATTAGTGTCTGCCCTTCTGGGGGAAATATGTGCTATTGAGACATAGAAATAAAATTGACTGGAATTGAAGTAACACTGACAATAATATGTTTAACATATATGTAACGACTAAATCCACGGCATGATATTAGATCATCTATGTTTGGTAAATATGATATTCATGCTTCTTACCTGTTGAGTTGGCTATAGTTCCATCAGCACATGTGATACAGTCAAAACAGCAGGTGGGTTTTCCCTTTATTCGAGCTTTTCTGGTTCCCGCTGGACAAACATTAGAGCACACCGATGTCGGAACCTGAGAAAAAGATTTAAGAATGTAACAATTGTGCAGCTATATTCAGTTATTCTTACATCCAAACAGGACACAGGGCTCAAAGTCTACAAGCTAATTGTATGGAAAATAGCCTCCACAATTACCATTTTCCCTGTCCTCCACACAATTTCTTCCTCCTGAATACTGAGCCTATATTTGCCATTAGCATCAGAGGCAAAATGACCCAGTGTGACATGTTGCACTTGCCCATCTATCAGCTGCCAGTTAATAATATCATAAGAAGCAGGAGGGTCACCATTGacatcaaaaaacacattatcacCAAACTGATTCCTGAAATTCACCCTTTGTAGTTGATCAGTGACCTGAGAAAAGGAACAAATTTTGTTTCTTCTGTATCAGTGTTATATAAACAAGATGACTTCTATacactttgtttatttcaagACAATAGGAGGTACTGAGGATTTTACTTGCAGTATTTCTCACCTGTTTGGGCTGAATTTCAGATGTATTCAAACATGGCCTCACCATCTTTTTTCCAACTGGTTGGCAGAATAACAGCTGATGGAGGGCATGCGCAATGGCATAAACTGCTTTATACACATTATAGGACACTCTGAGCTGTGAGACATTGAAAAACACATCCTGGGAATGTATTAATGTCTCATTGCCTGTGCATAATTCATCCTTCACCTCAGTACCTGTGTTTTCCCTTTGAAGTCTACAGCCGACCATAATCTCCCAGAAATTCTTCACAAAGGCTGCACTTGGATCAGTATAAGGATTTATGCCTGTAAGGAAAGGTTTTAGATTTGGAATAGCCATTTTCTGCACCACAAATCCTAGGGCTCCACCAAAAGCTTGGTAGATTTCAGGTGTGGAAGGTCGAGGTGCCGTTATCCAGGCCTCACTGGCAATCCACTGAATGCCTGTAATGTTCTGTTTCACAACCTCTTTCATCAAAGGGTAAAAGTCACCCTCTGGAACGAAAGCCAGGATGACTTTGACAGTTGACTTCTTGATCATTTCCACAACATCCAATATTTTATCCGTGGTGTATTTGCGTAGAACTGTCCCAACAAACGCAACACAAACCCCCAGCTTTTTAACCTCCTCAGTAAAAGCCAGGATCCCATTTCGTCCATAATCATTGTCTGACTGTATGGCTCCAATCCACTGCCAGCCAAAATGCTTGACAAGTGCTGCCAAAGCTTTTGCCTGGAAGTAGTCACTGGGGATTGTTCTAAAAAACGAAGGATATTTAGCTCTGTCACTCAGGCAGACACATGTTGAGAAGTAACTTACCTAAAAAGAGAACACCAAAAGAAGTCTGAAAAGAAACTCTCAAAACAAGCActaaaaagcagcaaatatcaCAGAACACTCTTGCAATAGAACCTCTAATTAATCTCTTACTATTGGCACTTGAAACGGTCCGAGAGTACCAGCCACAGCTAAAGACTGAGATGATCCTGACTCTGCTATCAGTGCAGATATAGCTGGAGGACAAGGGGAAGTCAGATCTATCTCCTCTGGTCTACTAGCCAGTGTTAGTGCGGCACGTAATGTATTTGTAGGAGAGGAACAAGAGCTAAGGATCCTATAGCCAAGAGATATGTTTGGCAGGAGAGCAGGATCATTGTTGATTTCTTCAATTGCAAATATCATCACTTGGGTCCACCGAAAAGCTCTCATGTAAAATCTAAAAAGATTTTGTTGATTTGAAACAGGTTGTAAGATTACAAAGCTGATGCTGTACATGTATAAACATGATAAGGGAAAAAGCAGATACATTACCCTGCACACTTCACTCGGGGTGGCTCGTCCTCGAATGTCCAAGTTGCACTCATATCTTTTTTGAAAACTGGGAAAATCCCCCCAATCATAATGTCTCCCTGCTTGAACAAATTTGGCATGTTAAATCTACCTAGCAGCTCACAGCCTGAAACTGTGTTCAGGTagagaacaaacagaaatgagatAATagctctctgcagctcctgcatgtttttttttcttagaagTGATTAGGACATAGCTCTTAAATAACtgtacagatacaggtacacATGCGCTCTTCATCAAAGAGTGATTTATTTCCCACAGGGTACGGAGATCTAAGATGAGTAGACAAGGGATGGGCTAAGGAAAGTGCTTCcctgtttgaaaaaaataaaataaagtactgCTGTAAACATATTGCAAGCCTGGTGCTGCTTGCCACTAACCTTGACTTGAATAGCAAGTAACTTCAGAAATAGAaaacaagggggaaaaaaaacaaaaaaaaaacatgcacattactgtattttatttgatgtgGATATGACTCGAATTATTTCAATCACAGATTATCTTCTTAGATAAAACTAAAGAAGTGAATATACGCCTGTGTCCATCCACTTTTGCTCCAAAGTCCTATATTATAAGTCTGaaacctgaaagaaaacagcaaagataacatgatgaaaatataaaaattcaagTACATTGCATCTGTTGATGAAGACATCAAATTGTAAGTAagcaatttaaatgaaatgtatttgtgttgtcATATTTAAGATTCATTCTGGAATTGCAATTAagcaaaaaccttttttaaatatgtcattCCATACTGACTCACCTTGCCATTCCAGCTCATCtaatggattttcttgaaaaaattcAAGTTAAAACTTCAAGATCATTCATGGGAAGTTGCAATATCCTAGCTGTGCTTAAAATATTCTTTAGTAAggaatttttttaatttttagccctttttttttcaaacagggAAGCACATTCCTTAACCCATCCCTTGTCTACCCATCTAAGATCTCCGTGCCCTGTGGGAAATTAATCACAAATATTTCCTGAACATTTGATAACCCCTAAGGATAATTTGCAACACATATTAATTTAGATCGTTGTTGAAGAGTGCTCACAGTATTCAAATCAGTAACAATAGATCATATTTTACCTGCACGAAGGATGTGCATGTATCACATGGGTTTCTCAAGTAATCTCAAAAATTTCAGATAGATATCTCGATGACTTGAACATGGGTATTTGCACGGGTTTCGCATGTAATCCCATAGGTTTCACATGGGTATTTGCACGGGTTTCGCATGTAATCCCATAGGTTTCACATGGGTATTTACATGGGTTTTACATGCAATGCTATGAGTTTCACATCCAATCCCATGGATTTCACATGTAATCCCATAGTTTTCACTTGGACATTTACATGGTCTTCACATATTGTATCATGAAAATGTTCCAAAACTATGTTTCCCATGTGCAAAGCACATGTTTCAACTGTGCAAAGCACATGTACCTAATCCACATATTTCACATGTgcgtttaaaatgttttcacctttcCCATGTGCAAAATCACAAAGAGACATAATCACATGTGACCACATGTATTTTTTGCACATGGGAACGTGGgaaatttatgtttttgtttctgtaagGGCATTCGATTCAGTACAGTCGTTACCTTGatgatttaaatgtttacatgtgcaaggttttattttatttattttttgtctatttgtttacattttcatatatatatatatatatatatatatatatatatatatatatatatatatatatatatatatatatatatatatatatttgacacctattgagcctgtttttcattgggtccAGCAAATTTCTACTTACAGCTTGTAATGGCTTAGTTTGTTGCATAATAATTTaagtcaaaataataataatcttggTTCCCAAGCGcaatacacatatattatttcAGAATTTCAAACTTGTCTGAGGTAATTTCTGACATCATCAACTCAGccaaaatttgaaaatgaacTTTTTCATTCATGGCGGCAGTCTGTTCCAGTTAGGTCAGGTTAGAGTTAGGGTAAATCCTTTTTCTAATCTAGGAGGGCTCAAACATTGTCACTATCAAATCAAACTGACTGCTTaatgattaaattaattatgattGCATACTCTTAACTACTTCTGGTTACACTGCAATCCATTTAGCAATATTCTGTTGTTAATTTTGGcctgaaattcataggggttGATCAGAAATTGCTAACTTACTAAATAACATTTTAGAGAACAACCCTTAATAATaacatgataatgataatatctGGATGATCATGGGATTTAATTTTGAGGGAAAATGTTCACATATGAAAGcaagtttttttaattaaaaaacacaaatattctCAGATCcagatgtttgattttgtttatatcgacaaatatacttaaaacaaaacaatcaa
This is a stretch of genomic DNA from Pagrus major chromosome 2, Pma_NU_1.0. It encodes these proteins:
- the LOC141019358 gene encoding extracellular calcium-sensing receptor-like, whose translation is MIGGIFPVFKKDMSATWTFEDEPPRVKCAGFYMRAFRWTQVMIFAIEEINNDPALLPNISLGYRILSSCSSPTNTLRAALTLASRPEEIDLTSPCPPAISALIAESGSSQSLAVAGTLGPFQVPIVSYFSTCVCLSDRAKYPSFFRTIPSDYFQAKALAALVKHFGWQWIGAIQSDNDYGRNGILAFTEEVKKLGVCVAFVGTVLRKYTTDKILDVVEMIKKSTVKVILAFVPEGDFYPLMKEVVKQNITGIQWIASEAWITAPRPSTPEIYQAFGGALGFVVQKMAIPNLKPFLTGINPYTDPSAAFVKNFWEIMVTDQLQRVNFRNQFGDNVFFDVNGDPPASYDIINWQLIDGQVPTSVCSNVCPAGTRKARIKGKPTCCFDCITCADGTIANSTADCTPCPQEYWSNESKDECIPKMIEFLTYHEPMGIAITIVSLLGASLSLATMMVFLCYRETPVIKASNSELSCFLLFSLFLCFLCPLTFLGRPTVWTCMLRHTAFGVTFALCISCVLGKTIVVVTAFKATIPGNKVAGKFGPAQQRIIVCFCTLIQIVICVLWLTLKPPFPDMVFKYSNKKIILECNTGSEAAFYAVLGYIGMLAIICLVLAFLARKLPDNFNEAKFITFSMLIFCAVWVTFIPAYVSSPGKFTVAVEIFAILSSAFGLLLSIFAPKCFIILIKPEKNTKKHVMGKTVHKKI